Genomic window (Phragmites australis chromosome 21, lpPhrAust1.1, whole genome shotgun sequence):
gtcTAAATCTCACAGGTAGTATGGAGGTGTTGGACTCcgtcaaactcattacgactcaggcttgtgacaATATTGTTCGATTTGGACCTGAGTAGTATGAGCatcagggatctcatagttggagttCATAATCTCTCATATTGCACTTACTTGGCTCAAAATGTAAGTCTCCatacgcaccttccagtatgaaaaatctTGGCCTTCAAAGAGAGGAATCTTCTCGTGTCTCTCCATTATTTCCTACGGATCATAAAACCAGTTAgagtcaacaagtgatcaaatcggctctgatactaattgtaggaccaaaaatggtgactagagggagGTAAATAGGTGCCTCACAAAGTTCTGATGAAATTgatagtcttctcctatttagatcaccTAACACACCTAAAAAAACTCAAGTGGAAGCAAAACAGAGAGAAACTTTAGTTGCTATGGAAGTTTCCAAGAAAGAACATGATGCTCATGGGTGTAGATGAACACTAGGTTCTATTTGCACTTATCCCGTGCATCATTGCCACAAAAGATAGCAATTTTGATAGAAGAAAAACTTAGAACCAAATAAGATAGCATTGGAAGAAGAAACTCTCtgagttgatgatttagaggcaagggaattcaagatgcacttgtatacatttgtatatgaattttttgTCTCTaccaaaaagaagaacaactttTTAAGGTGGGAAAAATTCAGTCttcaaccaaaaacaaaaatcacaatcaaaaaggaaaaattcgCAACAAAGCAAGAGAGACAATAGAAAGacactagaagaagatgaacacaagcatcagaAGAAACAATCTCTTCATTTCTTGCGGAGGACAACCCTCTTTTCTGTAGATTATAAGatgttttcctaaaaaaaaaagcgtccacctattacaaagactaagctcttctttcctctcctctaacaCCTATCTCtcaaggctcaaatggctggtcaCCCTCTCCCtacagctctacccctctatttatggGCCTACGAAGGTAGATTAACCCGTAAGCTtcctttttcccaaaatatctctctctttcaatggcctcctacctaccactggtgcattttggtctattttttgctccatTTATCAAACAACCatgacttcttcatgacttagcttcctCGGTGCAAACTttgtgatgatgccacatgcactccatccttctaTGATTTTGAGGTCAAGCTACAAAACCAcctcacacgcttctcaaagtgtgacttgctgccacttgctttcacctcaagcaactATCCTGATGTCGATgcatgtactccgtcttgcgatcttgaccactgaTATGTTTCTCTCACTCCTAATCTCTTGGACACTTCGTTACTTGCACCGatatctctttcgcttgactttattaacaagtcatcttcatccttacttccatgctttgcttgatctccatgtgcacatctaggatcacccttgactccttCTAGCTTCCTCGATCgtctggcatcaagcaccaTGCTTGGCCACAATCATCCCGCCATcagccgccaagttgcatctatcacctacacAACATTAGACAAGCAAAAATATATGCCAACTCCATCTCTAGTTAGCTCAAAATCAGAATTCTTAGTTCAAGTACATCTCAGAGAAAACGTGAATGCCGGATGTTCCGACGTGTACCCCTCCTGAGCGTCGGGCCATCCAGCATGTGCAAACCATCAGACTGACTGACTTTTGATCCTCTTTGCAAGAAACAGTCCGGCGTTCTCTTCACACGAttgccagaccatccagtgagagaATTCACCCAAGAGCCATTATGCAGCCTCTCTACAGGAAATGCTCCGACGTTCATACTCAACATcttcggaccatccggtgcatgtaAATCCACCAGAGCCAACTTGcaccttctctacaagaaattcTTCCACGTTTACAATGTCCATCATTagactatccggcgtgtactccaactttttcttctgagttgaaatgctccggtgtgtacaccatCTAAACATAGGACCATCCAATGAGTTCAAAATCCCAAGCGTCAGACCATCTGGCATGTGTGATTTTCCTGGACTTAGAGAAAAACACACCAACTCAATttcctctgcaactttggttagtcataatcataattgcagtacatatacatgcacatgcaatccaacaatcatcaaaccaaatgcacaaccttgtcaatcactcatcacatataaattaagGCACATTTTGACTTAGTTTCTCATTTtgaataataatttatttggttccttgaataattatcatttatattgatcaacaagtatgtgacttgtttgtgaaactctttattttattatgatgttattctaaatggtccctaatctcatatcattatgtCGGATAATAATGATTCATGGATTAACACATTAACTGATAGATGATCATGTTTAATGGAttatagatatggagatatcaaatcaataacaTGGACATATGTTaaagaacatggtgttggattgACCTACATTGAGACACTACTGAGATGTTATTTAtttgtgccatcagttgtagtCTAAATAGTATACCTTCAGGATCCTTAGACTTGAGATCGTTATTGATTCCTATAATGTGTAGTAGCATACTTAGGAGTTGCCAAATGCTACTCTGTAACTGAGTAGTTACAAAGGTAGCTTTTGGGTATGCTATGAAATATATCATGGGATGTGAACGATCAAGATGAGATTTGGCCCTCCtagataatgggagagatatctctagatCCCTCAATGTGGAtggattaagaaagtgcatggctataccaatgtgattaaagagttaatcatgagaTAGTAATCTACTACAAGAACGAGTGAATGGTCGATCTATCACAAAGACATCAtgtatcttgccttgagcttgactgatgtcgtgaggcaaagggattggTGTATATGCATATCAAGGTTCTGTTGATACAATCTTTATGTATGTTCGGGAGTTAATATATTCTACTAGGTGCCGCTATTGATTTGTGGTTCGGAAAGGGTTTTCAGGTCACGGCTGTTTGAGTTACTTGCAAGAGTAACTCTAGTACAAGTGGGAGAttattggtgatatgccctagaggaaTCATCAATTCGGATTAGATCCGTATATGGACTTGATTGGATTCTGATCCTTAAGAGATTAGAGTCATAATAGGCCGCCAGTGTGGAGGACCCATTAGtatgctctatataagaggaggcagggGCCGTGAGCACATTGATTTCTTCACCCTAAAACCTTGGTCGTCACCTCCTCCCCGCCCCACCCTCCCTACGAAACTCTAGCCGGGCACGATGCTAGTACACCGGCGTATGACATTCCATCCCCGTACATGTGGATAGCGTGGAGGCATTGCTGTCGTTGTTGCAGTGCTAATCGCGATGAAAATGCAAGGACAAGATCAACTACTTCCTCTTCATAGTCGCTGGTTCCTCTTTATGGTCGCTAAGATCGACCACTTCTTCTTCGTGGATGTGCATGactcttcttccgctgtgtTACGCATTTAATGGTAATGATccatgatctcctactagtatGATTTTCTAGTTAAATGTGATAGACAAATTTTGATTTATCATAGTGTAGCTTATCCATTTCCTAACATACACTGCATGCTACTGAAGCTTGCTACCTGAAACACATAACTCATACACGCACACCAGATGTTAGCATTCTTTTTCATAGCCCCATCATATACATCGATAAGAATTACATGCCTGAAAtaggaagcaaaagcttccaTAATAATTTAGAAGaaacaatataaataaataagtaaATTAAAAAAGTAAACAGGACAAGTTAAAAATTAACTGGACGAAACTTAACGCTTTGCGAGTGAGAGATATTATTTCATCACTATCAACTGGCCGAAAATAATTCTTGTAAGATCTTTGATCAAGGAATCATTCAATTATTGATCGTTCCTCGTGCGAGTTCGACTCTAATCTGCAATCGCTGGTGTGGAGGAATTCACCAATACCTTTCCTTTAGTACACAAATTGTTAGTGCTagaacttttctaaaaaaaaatggcTGTCCAATAACCACCTAAATCCGAGCCGAATATTACTAATGTTAGaattaacaatttttttaattgattGTCCCATCCCCTAGGCAGCTGGGCCAACAAGGATGTCTGTGTGTTGGAAGTTGGAAAAATGCTGAAGTGACGCTACAATACTCCAAAACAATGTACAAAATGCCCTTAACTTATCCTTATAATGTGACAGCAAATGGGGATTAcccacctcttcttcctctttctatTCTGGATAAAGAGCCCATAGGCCATAGGGAGGAGGGTAAAGAGCCCGTGGCCGCTATGCTTCCCTCTCCTGCTAGGTCCTCGAGGGTAGCACTTGTTGTTAGCTCTTCCATGCTACAAAATTGGTCAAATTTCACACGGTTGAAATGGGAAAAATTATATGGACAGCGTATGCGTTTTGCATACTCCAGCAAGGACCGAGCATGCATATAGAAGGCCAGCAGGAGTCATGGATCGATGGGCATAGGTAATTTTTGGGGCATTTTCACCGGCTGGCAGGGACACGTAAACGTAAAGTCGAATGGTAATTTTTAATAGAATATAAATACGGATATGTGTGTTTATAGGTATGGAATATATGCAAAGGACACAAAACGTTAACCGTCTAGATTAGACTAAAAAACGGACATGCGTGATGTGTTTCTTTTTGACAATCAGAATCATACATGCATCCTAACGTATTCATAGTAGCATCCATTGTAGCACTTCCCTTTACATCTCTCACCGTAACAGAGACAGACGAAGTTTTTCACCCTTATACACATCTCTCACAATGACATGGTGGCAACACAGACTGAACAATTAGAACTCAAATTTTGGTGAGGCACAAGTGCCTTTTGGAACTCTTACATACATGTCATCTTTGGGAAACCCACTGATGCTATTATGATCTTTACTATAAAAGAGTGGCAAGAGAAAAGATGAAGTGGGCTTACTATGACTTGAAGACCACAATCATAAATATTTTGATCTAGCCTAGATAGAGGCTTACTTAGCAGCGGATCCATCGGAGGGCTCGAGCCTCCTACTTTTGAGAACACTTGAGAGCCCCTAAGCTTCTTAGAAATTTTAGACATAAATGAGGAAGAGgaaagaatagaaaaaaagagaggaggagaaataAGAAGTTAAGCCGCTCTAATTCTTGGCTCTAGATCCAGTACTAAGCTTACTAGAAGGCTTTATGCTTGATTTACtttcattaatattttttcttaattctgAACATGAGCTATGTGTTAGCTCCTTTTCTTTAAGGCCTATGGTTAAAATATTATTCGGTTGAGTGCATGTTTTatataaaagtaaaaataaaggTATTCCTTTATAAAAGAAAGCTGGTATCACTTATACACATCCCTCTCACTTATATACATCTCTCACTGTAACAGGGACATATTAAGAATCGACATATTGGGATGGTTTTTTATGTGCCTTTAAACAAGTATTTTCGAAGTAAGAAAGCTCCATATCTATGGAATATTACATAAACTTTACAGATCCACAATGTTGCTACAAATCCTAATCTATttgcaaaaaggaaaaagaaacagtACATCAGGGTCGTCTGCACAGTTACACCATAGACcagaaatttatttttcttcttttctcaaCGAACAGACCGAGCTTGGCCGGACACTAAAAAAATACAGCCTCCATCCTCTGAATGTAACCATGGCATTTCTCTGCTAAATCAGCATCAAACTGAAGAATCGTGCACGAAATCTGCATCTAATACCATACTTTATTAATGTTAAATGCATCAAATAATATTCTCAAAAaatcttttgcaaaaaaataatattctcgAAAAGATTCCAGGGGAGTTTTCCTCGGCCAGCGTGGTTCGCCTGTCACCCGCCGTGACGTCATCCCCGACGCAGATCTTTTCCGCGCGCGATGTGGGACAACCGCGGGCCCCACCTGGCAGGATCCCCAGGCTAGCGGCAGCCTGTCCCGGAGAAAAAAATATCGGGCCGTCGGGCCGAGATATTTTCCGCCGTCGAGGCGCCCCCACGCCGCCACGTGGTAAAGTACGCCACGTCACCGTAAAGCCCGAGCTGGTGGAGCCCACCGTGGCCCTCGCCACCTGCACACTTCTTCCCCCGTACCAGCTGTGAGCCTGTGAGATGTATCTGCTTCTgctctcctcctcatcccccTCTTCGTTCGTTGATGCTTCGGTAGAATATAAATTCGAACCCGCCTCTTgagcaaccccccccccctctctctcttagACACGCTGAATCTGAGATCTTTTTGTGTGTTGTTTACCTCTTATTTCTTGAAGAGCGGTTTCTTTTTCCATCTGAATCTTGAGAAAATATCTTCGGCTCGTACTTGATTTCTCGGTTGTTCCcttgatttcttctttttttgtgcATTGGTTCTTGGCAATTGCAGGTGAAAGCTAAAATCTTTGGCCTCCATCGAACTCTCTGTTGACCTCTAATAGTTCCGATTGCTTCTTTGCCATCGAAAATTTCCTGGATCAATTCGCATCCGATTGGTCCTTTTCCCCATCCATTTCGGTTGTTTCTTTTtcggaaaagaaagaaaaaggagaatcGTTGAaattcgcccccccccccccccccccgccaaaAAAATTCATTGGTTCCCCTGGTTGTTGTGAGATAACCCGATGGGGGATGTGTCGTTGAACCAGCCGTTGATAATCGACCAGCTGCTGCCCAGCACTATTGCCGAGGTAATCGATCAAGAACTCATGTTTTGCTTTACTGAGAAAAGAACATTACGCTGATCTATGATGATGAGTGTTCATTCCGTTTTGTTGTTAGGCTCCTCCATGCTTCCATTTTGTGTTTTGTTATACAGCTAAATCCTAGTTGCATATTCTGTACAATTTTCTTCTATAGTTATCTCTTGCAAGGCACCGGAACAATACATCTGTTGGTGCTATGTAAAATTGGTTTAAAATGTAGAACTGAAGCAAGAATATGACGCTGCACATTTTCGTCACGGGTTTATTAATAACATATGTGATCTTGAACATCTGTTTCAGGGCCCTCTGTTCTACTCTGTTAAATATAACTTAACAACGGACATATGTGTTCTTGAACTTTTGCTTCAGGACATTCTCTTCTAGTGTGTGACAAATTGTACTTCAGTCAAGCGATTTTTGGACCATAAAAAcaatttttgttttgtgatttgTCAGCAGTGCGATCAAGTTCAAGGTTCAATGTCAGCTGCATGGACAAATGAGCGTCACAGATCATACATAAGCTCCATGGAGGCTTCCTTTGTGGAGCAACTCTATGGACATGAGAACCACGGGCTTGATGCAAATAAGAGGCATCTGGGTAACAATGGGTTCAAGGTAATCCAAGAgggtgcttgcaagaatgttAGGTTTGAGAGGACTGATGCACGCATGCGTGATGGGGGTATAAGATGCCTACCTGATAATCCTTGGGTAAGGCATTTTAGGCCGCGCAGTGCCGGTTTGAATCGCCGTGGGTATGGGGAGGCTATGGTTGATGACTATGGGTCAGGTACTGATACGATGGGAGAGAAGGTCCGAACTCATGGAAGAGAAGTGAAGACTTCTGCTGAAGAAAACCTTATCGGTAAAAGCAAAGGTTGCTATTTGATTACCTTGTTCGCAAATTGTTCCCTCCAGAATATGATTCAATTTGGTCCGATAATGAGTTCAGAATTGTCATGTAGTAAAAGTTTCAAGTTGACGGATAAGTATGTTAGATGAATGATGCAATTTTACATGCAGAGCTGCAGGTAGTTATCGTAATCGttcaaaaaaagaataaatcatATGGAATTAATTTGTGCCTGATGAATATTACACACCTGTGAGAATGTAGAAAACTACAAGTTGAAGTAGCCATCAAGTTCAAACTTTTAATTTAATGTATAATTTCAGGGAATCATTTTCTCTGCAGATCTTTTATACTTGTTGCATTGTGATTTTCTTGACATGATAACTTGCTTAGAACTTGTTAGTCATTATATGCTTAATCATCTGGACTTATGATATCTTTAGATTTGTTTTCTTATAACCAGGACTACCTTATAAATACTCCTGCAACTAAGTTGTTGGGTCCTTGCAAATAGTGACCAAAgcagatcatcaacttgcaaaTACATACTAAATGCATGTTGGATATTATTTGCATTTGATGCCTCGCGGTTATTTCAGATACCACATTAATTATTTAGTTAACATTGCCACCAATTGTCATCCTACTCTACTGATCAGAATTGTGGGATGTAACACACAGTTCATTTATTTTTTCCAGAAGTCTCTGATCAAAACTTCTCTGAAGAGGAGGTTGGAGCCAACGATGAACCTTGCAAGAAAAGGAGGCCTACTTCCAGTGCTACGAAATGATCAGCCAATGTAATAGGATCACTTATCTTCGTTTGTTGCAAGTGTTCATATAAGTAGACTGTCTCATAGTTGAAAAATTCTACTTCTTGGTGAGTTGATTGGTGCTCACTCCTGTTCCATGTACCTGCAGGTTGTTCTATCTGGAAAATCACATGCAGCGACAAAAACTGGTGAAACTCCAAAGGTTTTTTGATGCCTGAAGTATGTCATGGAAGACTTGCTCTGGGATCTTGCTGAACTACTTGTGATGGGTGCCGGTGCTGCAGTTGCTGCTAGTCTCTTTCACTTGGCAAATTGGAATGTATCAAGCTCTAGTACTCTACCGGTCTATCTTGTGGTGTAGAGGAGTTCATTAGCAATTTCTAGGTAGTTTATTTTCTGCAATGAATTCTGATGACCTTTGTTGGTGAATTTGAGCAGGTAGGATCTTCAAACTTAAATGTAACATTCATGTGCCAGTCGGGCTCTGCGCTCTCGGGCCTCGGCTGGTTCGACACCATGGTCAACCCACAATTTGGATCTGAAAAATTGAACCTATTTAAACCCGAACCAGCTCATTTTAACTACTAGCCCAAGTCAAACCAGCCTATTAGGCATCTCAACCTATTCGGTACCAAACAAAATCAGTCCAACTCAAAAACCAACCATTAGCAGCCTTATTCGCGTCTGCCATAACATGATAAATgatcaaaaaaattattgtttctgcaaccccacccccacccccaaaaaaatCAACATTTCATTTGTTATTCGCAAAAAAATGTTTTAACTGTTCTTGTTGATGCAAGGTGGATATTGTTCTGCAAACTTATTAGGCGCAGTTTATGCTACTTGCTAACCTGCTCATCCACCCCTTGTGTGTAAATACACCTTTCGCTTGTCAATCCACTTACCTATGAGAGAATGAGATACAATTCATGAGGCCAACTTCAACTGTTCTCTGAACTAGCAGAGCAGGCCGCCCTATTCATGTTATGAAACCTATTGATCAAAAGTATGGTGGTTGCACCCGTCAATTGGGAAGGGATGTCTTCCAACAGATGTGATGACAATTCAatttgtatatatgtacatcaaCACATGAGAGTTTCTTCTCATCCAGCTCCTCGCGAATGAAATGAGAAAGCGTGTAAATTTCTGATTGAATGAAAGCAATTGATTCACTCTATCTGCTCTCTATTGTCTCTTACAATATACTGCAACACGTTATCACACATGCATTGCTCTTCTATCCACTACGAAGGCCACAAGAAAGAATCCGGAAGAAGACCATCGATGATTAATCATACACGATAAGCATCATGAAGATTGATAACCTTACCTCGATGGCCATGGAGCTTCCAATCCTCTGTGCCACATATCGAACCGACGCTACTACCCCTGGCGTCGCCACAATGATGATATTCACCGCCGGTGATAGAGTAGCCCCTCAAGGCATTGTGCACCAGATCTGCAGATGGTGGCCTACACTGCCCATCCTTAAGACGACAGTAGGCGATGCTCACCATCCTGTGGCATCGAGCGAAGACATAAGGCGACGGGCCCCCTCGTTGTGGTGCACCCGGGGGTTGAGGCGGCAGTCAACCCTAGCATGGCGCCGCCATAGAAGAGGAGCTAGGGGGATGCaaccctaaccgcccccttTATGTATCTCAAGCCCACTAGGTTGGCTAAGGTGGGAAACTAGGACCGAATAGGTCGAGAGTCGATGATGCCACTGCTTTTGCATAAAACCCCTCAGGTTTGCATGCATTTGTATGCTATTTGGCTAAGTAATATACAAACCAACACATTTTATTAAAAAACTCCGTGGAGTTCCTATTTATTGCgtgaaattatatatataaaatcaGTTATATTATATTTTCTGCATTAAGTCCCTTATGACTTTAATAATTGCAGTGTCGACATTACAACTTAATAACATTCTTATGTTATTTCTGTTTAAGTCCTCAAACTTAAACAAATTATGTTATGCTTTATTTACCTCATGTAAATATACATTCCAGACCCTCCGATCATCTGGAATTGCATAATCTTGTATAAAGCTGCAAGTTCTAAGTATTACCTCAGTAGTACTTCTTAATTTCATATAATTGTAGTTTATTACATGGTTTTCATTGCTTTCTTGCAATTACACCATTTCAAATTTCTGCAATTCAATATTTATAAGCATCATCTTTAATTATTTGTAGAAAATTATGCAAAATGCATATTGGTGATTACTATCAATTATATTGGCAAAAACATAAGGTAGTGGAGGTTATGACATCGACTGCGACTGTAGTGTTGTCCGCCTTAATTGGATGGAGTCCCTATCATAGTAGCGAGTTTCTCGCCCACTGCTACGAGTCTACACCAAATAGTGATTACCTTCAACGTGTTTTTCAATATTTTACACGCATAAAGACTATGTATTTGACAGTGACTGCATGCCACCCACTTCATTAAAAGTGGAGACCAAAACATTATCAATGAATGTTTTGCCTGTCATTAAAGTCTACACCCATCATAATTCAATACTTAtattgaattttaattttgcattattatcTAATATTTAATATGTATAGAGTTTATGTCTTTGGCAATGACCATATGTCACCCACTTCCTCAGAAATGGAGTCCGAGATATTAGCAGCGAATTTTTGCTTGTCTTGTATTGAAAGTTCAGACCTAATGTCGCTTTTGACATATTTTGGTTCATGTTTTTGCTTAAATAAATAGCAAATATTaatgcaaaatatttttaataaatatctTTTATAATTATTGGTAGAACACAAGGTAGTGAAGTCTATAGCATTGGTTGCGACTGTAGTGTTGCCCGTCCTTACAGGACGGAGTTCATGCCCATAGCAATGAGTTTATCTCCTACTATTGTGTGGTCTACATCATGTTACATATCAACATGATTACTAGCTTCAACGTGTATAACCAAGATTTATAGAATATAGACTATGTTTTGGCAGTGCTTATCAAATCACCTATTCCATCACGAATGGAATAAAAAACATTAAAAAGTGACTTAGTCACCTGTTCTTTATAGAACATTACATCTATATTCAAGAATCACcttgaatttaaattttacacaatTACAACATTTTTCATGCTATTTAATTTACTAACATGGTAATATGGTCATTTCATGTAGGACATGGCTCATATCTCCAAAAGAGATTTCAATGAACTTGTGTTAGATGGTCGCATCTAACTTGGGCTATGGACGTAAAACTCTATTTAACTTCTCGAGGTCTCATTGCAGCAATAAATAAACCTCATCATCAAGCGCTGATGTGTCTAAACAACTCAAAGATTGTgccttatatttattttttaaggcATCACCTCCATCCATATCAGATGGAAGAGGATCCATATGCTGTTTGGATA
Coding sequences:
- the LOC133903795 gene encoding cold-regulated protein 27-like isoform X1, with the translated sequence MGDVSLNQPLIIDQLLPSTIAEQCDQVQGSMSAAWTNERHRSYISSMEASFVEQLYGHENHGLDANKRHLGNNGFKVIQEGACKNVRFERTDARMRDGGIRCLPDNPWVRHFRPRSAGLNRRGYGEAMVDDYGSGTDTMGEKVRTHGREVKTSAEENLIGKSKEVSDQNFSEEEVGANDEPCKKRRPTSSATK
- the LOC133903795 gene encoding cold-regulated protein 27-like isoform X3; amino-acid sequence: MGDVSLNQPLIIDQLLPSTIAEQCDQVQGSMSAAWTNERHRSYISSMEASFVEQLYGHENHGLDANKRHLGNNGFKVIQEGACKNVRFERTDARMRDGGIRCLPDNPWVRHFRPRSAGLNRRGYGEAMVDDYGSGTDTMGEKVRTHGREVKTSAEENLIEVSDQNFSEEEVGANDEPCKKRRPTSSATK
- the LOC133903795 gene encoding cold-regulated protein 27-like isoform X2, which encodes MGDVSLNQPLIIDQLLPSTIAECDQVQGSMSAAWTNERHRSYISSMEASFVEQLYGHENHGLDANKRHLGNNGFKVIQEGACKNVRFERTDARMRDGGIRCLPDNPWVRHFRPRSAGLNRRGYGEAMVDDYGSGTDTMGEKVRTHGREVKTSAEENLIGKSKEVSDQNFSEEEVGANDEPCKKRRPTSSATK